From Quercus lobata isolate SW786 chromosome 1, ValleyOak3.0 Primary Assembly, whole genome shotgun sequence, one genomic window encodes:
- the LOC115976678 gene encoding vacuolar protein sorting-associated protein 26A-like yields MNFIAGVFKPPCSVLISLADGRTRKQVPIKKDNGQTVMLPLFQSQETIIGEVLVEPTQGKKFEHNGIKIELLGQIELFFDRGNFYDFTSLVRELDVPGELYERKTYPFEFSTVEMPHESYNGVNVRLRYILKVTIGRNYVTNMVEYQEFVVRNYTPPPPINNSIKMEVGIEDCLHIEFEYNTSKYHLKDAILGKIYFLLVRIKIKNMELEIRRRESTGSGSNTYVETETLAKFELMDGAPVRGESIPIRLFLSPYELTPTYRNINNKFSVKYFLNLVLVDEEDRRYFKQQEITVYRLLED; encoded by the exons atg AATTTCATAGCTGGAGTTTTCAAGCCACCGTGTAGTGTTTTAATCTCCTTGGCTGATGGAAGAACTCGCAAGCAG GTTCCAATAAAGAAGGACAATGGTCAAACTGTTATGCTTCCTCTGTTCCAAAGTCAAGAAACCATCATTGGCGAG GTTCTTGTGGAACCAACACAAGGGAAGAAATTTGAACATAATGGTATTAAAATTGAGCTCCTTGGTCAAATAG AGTTGTTTTTTGACAGAGGCAACTTTTATGATTTTACTTCCCTTG TGCGTGAACTTGATGTTCCTGGTGAATTATATGAAAGGAAAACATATccatttgaattttctactgTTGAGATGCCTCATGAATCATACAATGGAGTCAACGTTAGGCTTAG GTATATTTTGAAAGTAACAATTGGTCGAAATTATGTCACTAACATGGTGGAGTACCAGGAATTTGTG GTTCGCAACTACACTCCACCTCCACCGATCAATAACAGCATTAAG ATGGAGGTCGGAATTGAGGACTGTCTACACATTGAGTTTGAGTACAATACAAGCAA GTATCACCTGAAGGATGCCATCCttggaaaaatatattttcttttggtgagAATTAAGATTAAAAATATGGAGCTTGAGATTAGGCGTCGGGAGTCAACTGGATCAGGGTCCAATACATACGTTGAAACCGAGACCCTTGCAAAATTTGAGTTGATGGACGGTGCTCCAGTCAGAG GAGAATCAATTCCAATCAGACTTTTCCTTAGTCCTTATGAACTGACACCAACATATCgcaacatcaacaacaaatttAGTGTGAAGTACTTTTTGAATCTGGTTCTTGTGGATGAGGAGGATCGGCGGTATTTCAAGCAGCAAGAAATCACAGTCTATCGGCTTCTTGAAGATTAA